The Desulfovibrio subterraneus genome has a window encoding:
- a CDS encoding GNAT family N-acetyltransferase, whose amino-acid sequence MISIYLALRPDRAACGTATGSAAESTPAHDYPRSGTLPPQNHSHQNQTMPTNHNTDDIFLQTDRLVLRRMALMDFGELASILQDPDVMYAWEYSFSDDDVMEWMNKCIHLYTTKNLGYFLVSDKTTHEVLGQAALLPTTINGSEYHEIGYIFKKKHWHKGYAFESAQVLLNHAFNSLHLDCVVFEIRPENIASRKVAESLGAKITGSFSKMVKSKPMLHLIYTLTK is encoded by the coding sequence ATGATTTCTATATATCTTGCTCTTCGTCCTGACAGGGCAGCCTGCGGCACAGCGACGGGATCAGCAGCAGAAAGCACACCTGCGCACGACTATCCCCGATCAGGAACACTGCCCCCTCAAAACCATTCACACCAGAATCAAACAATGCCGACCAACCACAATACAGACGATATCTTCCTGCAAACTGACAGGCTGGTTCTCAGAAGAATGGCTCTCATGGATTTTGGCGAGTTAGCATCCATACTTCAAGACCCTGACGTTATGTACGCATGGGAATACTCTTTCAGCGATGACGATGTCATGGAATGGATGAATAAGTGTATTCATTTATATACCACCAAAAACCTTGGTTATTTCTTAGTTTCCGACAAAACCACCCATGAAGTTCTGGGGCAGGCTGCACTGTTGCCAACGACCATTAATGGCTCGGAATATCATGAAATAGGCTATATATTCAAAAAGAAGCACTGGCATAAGGGGTATGCTTTCGAGAGCGCACAAGTACTGCTCAACCATGCTTTTAACAGCCTGCATCTGGACTGCGTTGTATTTGAAATACGCCCCGAGAACATTGCATCACGAAAGGTCGCTGAATCGCTTGGAGCAAAGATAACCGGCTCATTTAGTAAAATGGTTAAATCCAAACCGATGCTGCACCTGATCTACACACTCACAAAATAG
- a CDS encoding HNH endonuclease → MKPSICKKKEWENFRTKILEIDNFRCTKCGRGREDGVVLQVHHKKYIRGRQLWQYDYDDCATLCKGCHAETHCIIMPKTNWVLAYHEDLGDLVGTCELCGSSLRHAYFIEHEHWQGIIVGTYCCDNLTDTTLASNHIESQNRYNRRLKTFLNSSKWFSYNDRELHSKNYICSHSIDHKKHKVVIIETTIGYFLRINFVAGETNFSSFEEAKEKAFFMIESGTFRTYVEKKAGKDQFVRRPSNALQSALQIKSN, encoded by the coding sequence ATGAAGCCGTCAATTTGCAAAAAAAAAGAATGGGAGAATTTTAGAACAAAAATTTTAGAAATTGATAATTTTAGATGTACCAAGTGTGGTAGAGGCCGAGAAGATGGAGTGGTTCTACAGGTTCATCACAAAAAATATATTCGAGGTCGCCAGCTATGGCAGTATGATTATGATGATTGTGCGACCTTGTGCAAAGGTTGTCACGCGGAAACACATTGCATTATAATGCCCAAAACAAATTGGGTATTAGCTTACCATGAGGACCTTGGCGATCTAGTCGGAACCTGTGAACTTTGTGGTTCGAGTCTTCGCCATGCCTACTTTATAGAGCATGAACATTGGCAGGGAATCATTGTTGGAACATATTGTTGTGACAATTTAACGGACACGACTCTTGCTTCAAACCATATAGAATCACAAAACCGATACAACAGAAGGTTGAAAACATTTCTTAACTCTTCAAAATGGTTCAGTTACAATGATAGAGAATTACATAGCAAAAATTACATTTGCTCACACTCGATAGATCACAAAAAACATAAAGTTGTAATAATTGAGACAACGATCGGGTATTTCCTTAGAATTAATTTTGTAGCCGGTGAGACCAATTTTAGTTCTTTTGAGGAAGCTAAGGAAAAGGCTTTTTTTATGATTGAAAGCGGAACTTTCAGAACCTACGTCGAAAAAAAAGCTGGTAAAGATCAATTTGTTCGGCGTCCATCAAATGCACTACAATCTGCACTACAAATAAAGTCAAATTAA
- a CDS encoding 4Fe-4S dicluster domain-containing protein: protein MFLKALGFAGAGAALPLAGPGVARAGVMGSGEASAAAGPAEELVTVLDLSKCIGCGACVEACRESNGHKFPRAKKPFPAMYPPRVKAEDWSEKQQLDDRLTPYNWLFLQNVQVEHAGTVHDLYMPRRCLHCVNPPCANLCPWGAARKEDNGIVRIDDDLCLGGAKCRLACPWHIPQRQTGVGLYLRLLPSLAGNGVMYKCDRCYDKIAAGGQPACVEVCPQSVQTMGPRSEMVALARSLAEDMDGYLYGLEENGGTNTIYVSPVPFEKINAVLEKGPGKPHMGQVGDVMRPETALAKALVAAPVAGLVAGAMKIASTIRKERRIREHDND from the coding sequence ATGTTTTTGAAAGCACTGGGCTTTGCAGGGGCCGGTGCTGCCCTGCCCTTGGCCGGACCGGGTGTGGCCCGGGCAGGCGTGATGGGATCAGGCGAGGCAAGTGCCGCTGCCGGACCTGCGGAAGAACTGGTGACGGTGCTTGATCTGAGCAAGTGCATCGGATGCGGAGCCTGCGTCGAGGCATGCCGCGAGAGCAACGGGCATAAGTTTCCCCGTGCGAAAAAGCCATTTCCGGCCATGTATCCGCCACGGGTCAAGGCCGAGGACTGGTCGGAAAAGCAGCAGCTGGACGACCGCCTTACTCCCTACAACTGGCTGTTTTTGCAGAATGTGCAGGTGGAGCATGCAGGCACGGTGCACGATCTCTACATGCCACGGCGGTGCCTGCACTGCGTGAATCCGCCCTGCGCCAATCTTTGCCCGTGGGGGGCCGCCCGCAAGGAAGATAACGGCATTGTCCGTATTGATGATGATTTATGTCTGGGGGGCGCCAAATGCCGCCTTGCCTGCCCGTGGCACATTCCGCAGCGCCAGACCGGCGTGGGGCTGTATCTGCGTCTGCTCCCGTCCCTTGCGGGGAACGGGGTGATGTACAAGTGCGACCGTTGTTACGACAAAATTGCTGCCGGTGGCCAGCCTGCCTGTGTGGAGGTCTGCCCGCAGTCCGTGCAGACCATGGGGCCGCGCAGCGAGATGGTGGCGCTTGCCCGCTCGCTGGCAGAGGACATGGACGGCTACCTCTATGGGCTTGAAGAAAACGGCGGCACCAACACCATCTATGTTTCGCCCGTGCCGTTTGAAAAGATCAACGCCGTTCTGGAAAAAGGGCCGGGCAAGCCGCATATGGGGCAGGTTGGCGATGTTATGCGGCCTGAAACCGCCCTTGCCAAGGCGCTGGTGGCAGCTCCCGTGGCAGGGCTGGTGGCAGGAGCCATGAAAATAGCCTCTACCATCCGCAAGGAACGCCGGATCAGGGAGCACGACAATGACTAG